A single region of the Corallococcus macrosporus genome encodes:
- a CDS encoding hydroxymethylglutaryl-CoA synthase family protein — translation MKKRVGIEALAVAVPRRYIDIEDLARARGVDPAKFTAGLGAKEMAVNDPGEDSVSLAATAAARLIQQQGVDTSKLGMLVVGTETGVDHSKPIASHVHGLLKLPRAMRTFDSQHACYGGTAGLMAAAEWIASGAGAGRSALVVCTDIARYGLKTAGEPTQGGGAVALLVSETPDLLALDVGLNGVSTADVYDFWRPVGRREALVDGHYSISCYLDAMAGAYRGWRERAMEQGLVRWDSKLPSEQLARILYHVPFCKMARKAHAQVRLCDLEDSGSGPATPEARDEAAKSQASYDAQVAKSLGLNARVGNVYTASLYLALAGQLHAEGAALAGQRIGLLSYGSGSCAEFFSGIVGEKAAERMARADLDTVLAKRERVSVEEYERLMNLPYDAPEAIAPEPGTFRLAEIHEFRRKYAGA, via the coding sequence ATGAAGAAGCGGGTTGGAATCGAAGCGCTGGCGGTGGCGGTCCCCCGGCGGTACATCGACATCGAGGACCTGGCGCGGGCGCGCGGCGTGGACCCGGCGAAGTTCACCGCGGGCCTGGGCGCGAAGGAGATGGCGGTCAACGACCCGGGTGAGGACTCGGTGTCGCTGGCGGCCACGGCGGCCGCGCGGCTCATCCAGCAGCAGGGCGTGGACACGTCGAAGCTGGGCATGCTGGTGGTGGGCACCGAGACGGGCGTGGACCACTCGAAGCCCATCGCGTCGCATGTGCACGGCCTGCTGAAGCTGCCGCGCGCCATGCGCACGTTCGACTCTCAGCACGCGTGCTACGGCGGCACGGCGGGCCTGATGGCGGCGGCGGAGTGGATCGCGTCTGGCGCCGGTGCGGGCCGCTCCGCGCTGGTGGTGTGCACGGACATCGCGCGCTACGGCCTGAAGACGGCGGGCGAGCCCACCCAGGGTGGCGGCGCGGTGGCGCTGCTGGTGTCGGAGACGCCGGACCTCCTGGCGCTGGACGTGGGGCTCAACGGCGTGAGCACCGCGGACGTGTACGACTTCTGGCGGCCGGTGGGCCGGCGGGAAGCGCTGGTGGACGGGCACTACTCCATCAGCTGCTACCTGGACGCCATGGCGGGCGCGTACCGGGGCTGGCGCGAGCGCGCCATGGAGCAGGGGCTGGTGCGGTGGGACTCGAAGCTGCCCAGCGAGCAGCTCGCGCGCATCCTCTACCACGTGCCCTTCTGCAAGATGGCGCGCAAGGCGCACGCGCAGGTGCGGCTGTGCGACCTGGAGGACTCGGGCAGCGGGCCGGCCACGCCGGAAGCGCGCGACGAGGCGGCGAAGTCGCAGGCCAGCTACGACGCGCAGGTGGCGAAGTCGCTGGGGCTGAACGCGCGCGTGGGCAACGTCTACACGGCGTCGCTGTACCTGGCGCTCGCGGGCCAACTGCACGCGGAGGGCGCGGCGCTGGCGGGCCAGCGCATTGGACTGCTGTCCTACGGCAGCGGTTCCTGCGCGGAGTTCTTCTCCGGCATCGTGGGTGAGAAGGCGGCGGAGCGCATGGCCCGCGCGGACCTGGACACGGTGCTGGCGAAGCGCGAGCGCGTGTCGGTGGAGGAGTACGAGCGGCTGATGAACCTGCCCTACGACGCGCCGGAGGCCATCGCCCCGGAGCCCGGCACGTTCCGGCTGGCGGAGATCCACGAGTTCCGCCGCAAGTACGCGGGGGCGTAA
- a CDS encoding GNAT family N-acetyltransferase, whose amino-acid sequence MPESSLIREAVPTDAARLTQVLRDAFEEYRGRLDPPSSAHDKTEAVVRRELSDGGAFVAELDGSLFGCVFFHPKSDHLYLDRLAVLPSHRGRGVSLRLMQAVESRARELGQTRVRLSVRLALTSHHAWYARQGYVFHSHGTHAGYTSPTFLVLEKVL is encoded by the coding sequence ATGCCTGAGTCCTCCCTGATCCGCGAAGCCGTGCCGACCGATGCCGCGCGGCTCACGCAGGTGTTGCGCGACGCCTTCGAGGAATACCGGGGCCGCCTGGATCCGCCCTCCAGCGCGCACGACAAGACGGAGGCCGTGGTGAGGCGCGAGCTTTCGGACGGCGGCGCCTTCGTCGCGGAATTGGACGGCAGCCTCTTCGGCTGCGTGTTCTTCCACCCGAAGTCGGACCATCTCTATCTGGATCGGCTCGCGGTGCTGCCGTCCCACCGGGGCCGGGGCGTGTCGCTGCGCCTCATGCAGGCGGTGGAGTCCCGCGCGCGAGAGCTGGGCCAGACGCGAGTGCGCCTCTCGGTCCGGCTCGCGCTCACGTCGCACCATGCGTGGTACGCGCGACAGGGCTACGTCTTCCATTCGCACGGCACGCACGCGGGCTACACGTCGCCCACGTTCCTGGTGCTGGAGAAGGTGCTCTGA
- a CDS encoding isopenicillin N synthase family dioxygenase: MDTVPIIDVRALVDASSSPQARREAAARLGTACRHTGFFYVVGHGVDVGLQSRLETLARDFFARPEAEKQRVRMALGGRAWRGFFPVGGELTSGRPDRKEGLYFGTELPPDDPRVRAGTPLHGPNLFPREPEGLGGAVLEYMAALTSLGHSLMSGIALSLDLEADYFATRYMADPTVLFRIFNYPPGPEVDAEGLPVWGVGEHTDYGVLTILKQDDAGGLQVKTRQDGHTRWVDAPPVENAFVCNIGDMLDRMTRGVYRSTPHRVLNRAGRDRLSLPFFFDPDWTAEVRAIDSPALKDAGADDHAERWDRQSVHAFRGTYGDYLLGKVGKVFPDLRAEVQ; encoded by the coding sequence ATGGATACCGTGCCCATCATCGACGTCCGAGCTCTCGTCGACGCCTCATCGAGTCCACAGGCCCGAAGGGAGGCCGCCGCCCGCCTGGGCACGGCATGCCGCCACACCGGCTTCTTCTACGTCGTGGGCCATGGGGTGGACGTGGGGCTCCAGTCCCGGCTGGAGACGCTGGCTCGGGACTTCTTCGCGCGGCCAGAGGCGGAGAAGCAGCGGGTGCGCATGGCGCTTGGCGGCAGGGCCTGGCGGGGGTTCTTCCCGGTGGGTGGGGAGCTCACGTCGGGCCGGCCGGACCGCAAGGAGGGGCTGTACTTCGGCACGGAGTTGCCGCCGGACGACCCTCGCGTGCGCGCCGGCACTCCGCTGCATGGTCCGAACCTGTTCCCACGGGAGCCGGAGGGACTGGGCGGCGCGGTGCTGGAGTACATGGCGGCGCTGACGTCGCTGGGGCACTCGTTGATGTCCGGCATCGCGCTCAGCCTGGACCTGGAGGCGGACTACTTCGCCACCCGGTACATGGCCGATCCGACGGTGCTGTTCCGCATCTTCAACTACCCGCCAGGCCCGGAGGTGGACGCGGAGGGGCTGCCGGTGTGGGGCGTGGGCGAGCACACCGACTACGGTGTGCTCACCATCCTCAAGCAGGACGACGCGGGCGGGCTCCAGGTGAAGACTCGCCAGGACGGACACACGCGCTGGGTGGACGCGCCGCCGGTGGAGAATGCGTTCGTGTGCAACATCGGCGACATGCTCGACCGGATGACGCGCGGCGTGTACCGCTCCACTCCGCACCGCGTGCTCAACCGCGCGGGCCGCGACAGGCTGTCGCTGCCGTTCTTCTTTGATCCGGACTGGACGGCGGAGGTGCGCGCCATCGACTCGCCCGCGTTGAAGGACGCCGGCGCGGATGACCACGCGGAGCGCTGGGACCGGCAGAGCGTGCACGCCTTCCGGGGCACGTATGGGGACTACCTGCTCGGGAAGGTGGGGAAGGTGTTCCCCGACCTGCGCGCGGAAGTGCAGTAG
- a CDS encoding ferritin-like domain-containing protein, with product MERLRHLFAKALKASLATPLVIAGCHGERHVKPDVPPGLLATNYRRIRCEEAPTREGYSYVDGVPEIDRAWMVPAPDFVEWRRYSYRWGFVFNRAQRRPLNGRWRVQTEWKRFPGFLPIFSTGEACETALDKEACLKALQAQDGGEEGIQGVCAGFPMGICTAYYVVTTRGDEVRTYNTMDSLRQVLGTIDRAQEAALLAFAAGHDVCSPTEFPPAVGVNPDEGFTVLVQNGHACGEGTWTARVPVRVSSSGEVVEYEPIIVKYGDSGCYPGRRPVGLQEVVAQGSCEDALGAWFARAARLESASIHAFLRLREELALHGAGQALQDAALASAADEVRHAEVTTRLARRFGAEPPLPSVADVPPRALLEVLLDNAVEGCVRETYSALLAHHQALHAEDPEIREAMVRIADDETRHAGLSWDIDTWAAPKLSPAERDTLRDARRQALAELCAEVAVPLDARLTADAGLPSPAVGLALLDSLEQELWA from the coding sequence GTGGAGCGATTGCGGCACCTGTTCGCGAAGGCATTGAAGGCCTCACTGGCCACGCCGCTTGTGATTGCCGGATGCCACGGTGAACGGCACGTGAAGCCGGACGTGCCCCCTGGACTCCTGGCGACGAACTACCGCCGGATCCGGTGCGAGGAGGCTCCTACCCGAGAAGGATATTCCTACGTCGACGGCGTCCCCGAAATCGACAGGGCCTGGATGGTGCCCGCGCCGGACTTCGTCGAATGGAGGCGGTACTCGTACCGCTGGGGGTTCGTCTTCAACCGCGCGCAACGCCGGCCGCTCAACGGACGCTGGCGAGTCCAGACGGAGTGGAAGCGGTTTCCGGGCTTCCTGCCCATCTTCTCCACGGGGGAAGCCTGTGAGACGGCTCTCGACAAGGAGGCCTGCCTCAAGGCGCTCCAGGCGCAGGACGGAGGCGAGGAAGGCATTCAAGGTGTTTGTGCTGGTTTTCCCATGGGCATTTGCACTGCCTATTACGTGGTGACCACGCGCGGCGACGAGGTGCGGACCTACAACACGATGGATTCCCTCAGACAGGTACTGGGCACCATCGACCGGGCACAGGAGGCCGCCCTCCTGGCATTCGCGGCGGGCCACGACGTCTGCTCACCCACCGAGTTCCCCCCAGCAGTCGGCGTCAACCCCGACGAGGGCTTCACGGTCCTGGTGCAGAACGGCCATGCCTGTGGTGAGGGCACCTGGACGGCTCGGGTTCCGGTGCGGGTCTCCTCGTCTGGCGAGGTCGTCGAATACGAACCCATCATCGTCAAGTACGGCGACAGCGGCTGCTACCCCGGCAGAAGGCCCGTGGGGCTCCAGGAGGTGGTGGCCCAGGGCTCCTGCGAGGACGCCCTCGGCGCCTGGTTCGCGCGAGCCGCCCGGCTGGAGTCCGCCTCCATCCACGCCTTCCTCCGGCTGCGCGAGGAGCTGGCCCTGCACGGTGCGGGTCAGGCCTTGCAGGACGCGGCGCTCGCCAGCGCGGCGGATGAGGTCCGGCACGCGGAGGTCACCACCCGGCTCGCGCGTCGCTTCGGGGCCGAACCTCCCCTGCCCTCCGTGGCCGACGTGCCGCCTCGGGCCTTGCTCGAGGTGCTGCTCGACAACGCCGTGGAGGGTTGCGTGCGCGAAACGTACAGCGCGCTGCTGGCCCACCATCAAGCGCTGCACGCGGAGGACCCGGAGATCCGCGAGGCCATGGTCCGCATCGCGGACGACGAGACCCGGCACGCGGGCCTGTCGTGGGACATCGACACGTGGGCCGCACCGAAGCTGTCCCCAGCCGAGCGCGACACGCTCCGCGATGCCCGGCGGCAGGCGCTGGCCGAGCTGTGCGCGGAGGTGGCGGTGCCACTGGACGCGCGCCTGACAGCGGACGCGGGGCTGCCTTCACCGGCGGTGGGGCTGGCGCTGCTGGACTCACTGGAGCAGGAACTCTGGGCCTGA
- a CDS encoding oxidoreductase: protein MTSARVPGSPLRVGLLGYGLSGSRFHGPLIAAEPAFTLAAVASSRAEAVARDWPGVRTGTVESLLADPDLDVLVVCTPNELHAPLAERALRAGKHVVVEKPFALDADEALRLDALAKERGLCLTVFHNRRWDGDFLTVRQLLEQGRLGTLYSLESHFDRFRPQVKARWKEQDVPGGGTLWDLGSHLIDQAVQLFGLPESVAADLGQQRPGAQGTDWFHLVLRYGTLRVVLHSGSVVHDPWPRFVLQGDRDAYVKSALDPQEGQLEAGLRPGHPDFGREPSERHGRLLSSGETVATVPGDYGQFYRQLGAAIIHGAPVPVTALSASDTVRVIQAALQSDREGRRIALPPRG from the coding sequence ATGACCTCCGCTCGTGTCCCTGGCTCCCCGCTGCGGGTGGGCCTCCTCGGCTATGGCCTGTCCGGCTCGCGCTTCCATGGGCCCCTCATCGCCGCGGAGCCCGCGTTCACCCTGGCCGCCGTGGCTTCGAGCCGCGCGGAGGCCGTGGCTCGCGACTGGCCGGGCGTTCGCACCGGCACTGTGGAGTCGCTGCTGGCGGATCCGGACCTGGATGTGCTTGTCGTGTGCACACCCAATGAGCTGCATGCGCCGCTCGCGGAGCGGGCGCTGCGCGCGGGCAAGCACGTGGTGGTGGAGAAGCCCTTCGCGCTGGACGCGGACGAAGCGCTTCGGCTGGACGCGCTCGCGAAGGAGCGGGGCCTGTGCCTCACCGTGTTCCACAACCGGCGCTGGGATGGCGACTTCCTCACCGTGCGCCAGTTGCTGGAGCAGGGGCGGCTGGGAACGCTCTACAGCCTGGAGAGCCACTTCGACCGCTTCCGACCCCAGGTGAAGGCGCGCTGGAAGGAACAGGACGTTCCCGGAGGCGGCACGCTGTGGGACCTGGGCTCGCATCTCATTGATCAGGCCGTGCAGCTCTTCGGCCTTCCAGAGTCCGTGGCCGCCGACCTGGGCCAGCAGCGTCCGGGCGCACAGGGTACGGACTGGTTCCACCTGGTGCTTCGCTACGGCACGCTGCGCGTGGTGCTGCACTCGGGCTCCGTGGTGCATGACCCGTGGCCCCGCTTCGTGTTGCAGGGAGACCGGGATGCGTACGTGAAGTCCGCGCTGGATCCGCAGGAGGGCCAGCTCGAAGCGGGCCTGCGTCCCGGCCACCCGGACTTCGGCCGCGAGCCCTCGGAGCGCCATGGCCGGTTGCTGTCCTCGGGGGAAACCGTCGCCACCGTGCCCGGTGACTACGGTCAGTTCTACCGGCAGCTCGGCGCCGCCATCATTCACGGCGCTCCGGTGCCCGTGACGGCCCTGAGCGCGAGCGACACCGTGCGCGTCATCCAGGCCGCGCTCCAGAGTGACCGGGAGGGCCGCCGCATCGCTCTGCCCCCTCGGGGTTGA
- a CDS encoding ferritin-like domain-containing protein: protein MNADRLRFLFSRALRTSLATPLLLAGCGTEPVVQPPPTKPEPVDLSQHSDVACANGLPVITGLTIEPAPDAIQLRDVDRIPPYDDHLRTSEGEACATASDPRACLDRVEALGVTRGFPRICGLSMECSEGFLVTTRGDEVTAYTPPESVRALLGSIDTPEEAALLAYASGYALCGYPAYERGKVRALPDGSFSVVSIQDYDCETNVYETRHDLKVTPSGVVTEEGTFPLKEGKPDCVVGRRPVGLQGAPDGGCEDARGDYFAKAARLEAAAIHAFLRLHDELALHGATRELQAAALASARDEVRHTGATARLALRFGATPVPPAVTSLPLRPLDEVLLDNTVEGCVRETYGALVAHHQALHAKDPEIREAMARIADDETRHAGLSWDIDAWARPALSAEQQASLNEARRQAIAVLREEVAVPLDAHLSAEAGLPSPAEGLALLDTLEQSLWT, encoded by the coding sequence ATGAACGCCGACCGGCTGCGATTTCTCTTCTCCCGCGCCCTGCGCACCTCCCTGGCCACGCCGCTGCTCCTCGCGGGATGCGGAACGGAGCCCGTCGTACAGCCCCCACCGACGAAGCCGGAGCCTGTCGACCTGAGCCAGCACTCGGACGTCGCGTGTGCGAACGGCCTCCCCGTCATCACCGGGCTGACCATCGAGCCTGCTCCGGATGCGATCCAGCTCCGCGATGTCGACCGGATTCCCCCTTATGACGACCACCTCCGGACGTCGGAAGGAGAAGCCTGCGCGACGGCTTCGGATCCGCGGGCGTGCCTGGACCGAGTGGAAGCGTTGGGTGTCACTCGAGGCTTCCCGCGAATCTGTGGCCTCAGCATGGAGTGCTCGGAGGGCTTCCTCGTCACGACCCGCGGGGATGAGGTGACGGCGTACACGCCCCCGGAGTCCGTCCGGGCCCTGCTGGGCAGCATCGACACCCCCGAGGAGGCCGCGCTCCTGGCCTACGCCTCGGGCTATGCCCTGTGCGGATACCCCGCCTATGAGCGCGGCAAGGTGCGGGCCCTTCCGGACGGGAGCTTCAGCGTGGTCAGCATCCAGGACTACGACTGCGAAACGAACGTGTACGAGACCCGCCACGACCTGAAGGTCACGCCGTCCGGCGTCGTGACGGAGGAAGGCACCTTCCCCCTCAAGGAAGGCAAGCCCGACTGCGTCGTCGGCCGGAGGCCCGTCGGACTCCAGGGCGCCCCGGACGGCGGCTGCGAGGACGCGCGGGGCGACTACTTCGCGAAGGCCGCCCGGCTGGAGGCCGCCGCCATCCACGCGTTCCTGCGCCTGCATGACGAACTGGCCCTGCACGGTGCCACCCGTGAGTTGCAGGCCGCGGCGCTGGCCAGCGCACGGGACGAGGTACGCCACACCGGCGCCACCGCCCGCCTCGCCCTCCGCTTCGGCGCCACGCCCGTGCCTCCCGCCGTCACCAGCCTGCCATTGCGTCCGCTGGACGAGGTGCTGCTCGACAACACCGTGGAGGGCTGCGTGCGGGAGACCTATGGCGCGCTGGTGGCGCACCATCAGGCCCTGCACGCGAAGGACCCGGAGATTCGCGAAGCCATGGCGCGCATCGCGGACGACGAGACCCGGCACGCGGGCCTGTCCTGGGACATCGACGCGTGGGCCCGGCCCGCCCTCTCCGCCGAGCAACAGGCTTCACTAAACGAGGCCCGGCGTCAGGCCATCGCGGTGCTGCGCGAGGAGGTGGCCGTGCCGCTGGACGCGCACCTGAGCGCCGAAGCGGGCCTGCCCTCTCCCGCGGAGGGACTCGCGCTGCTCGACACGCTGGAGCAGTCGCTCTGGACTTGA
- a CDS encoding VOC family protein: MDTLGIRHIVFAADDIEGVVACLRAHGAELVGGLVRNENRYRLCSVRDPEGIIVALAEQLR; the protein is encoded by the coding sequence GTGGACACGCTGGGCATCCGACACATCGTGTTCGCTGCCGACGACATCGAGGGCGTCGTTGCCTGCCTGCGTGCCCATGGCGCTGAACTCGTTGGTGGGCTGGTCCGGAACGAGAACCGATATCGGCTCTGTTCCGTCCGCGACCCTGAGGGCATCATCGTCGCGCTGGCCGAGCAGCTCCGCTGA
- a CDS encoding FadR/GntR family transcriptional regulator, translated as MVRVGLVAYVEEQIERDIALRRLPRNGRLASERVMAGWYGVSRGTVREALRRLAARGLVVQRSGRQARAVALDESLTLENLGLALHNPRSEECRRLLEGFFSLKRQVLVELLADCCASAAESQVGQLESVCYALSDAARWYPGERCAQLEFELLRLAAQTAARPGHLLLIQSLQRAFRGIAARLLPFMGGEALSQWARCAMHALNERDMQALQHQLPVMLKACDERVLDQFAPAPQKHEAPDDPLAQECLPDGPVSAPARVDAPDARPPEPARIMEPGSGALLVPQAKPDEGGLPPGPQRPGVPQCPGGSDRDVLAPRQHCDDADPGWPRPS; from the coding sequence ATGGTGCGGGTAGGTCTCGTGGCGTACGTGGAGGAGCAGATCGAGCGGGACATCGCACTGAGGAGGCTGCCGAGGAACGGGCGGTTGGCTTCTGAGCGGGTGATGGCTGGCTGGTATGGGGTGAGCCGGGGCACGGTGCGCGAGGCCTTGCGGCGGCTGGCGGCGCGGGGCCTGGTGGTGCAGCGCTCCGGGCGCCAGGCGCGTGCGGTGGCGCTGGACGAGTCCCTGACGCTGGAGAACCTGGGCCTGGCGCTGCATAACCCGCGCTCCGAGGAGTGCCGGCGGCTCTTGGAAGGCTTCTTCAGCCTCAAGCGGCAGGTGCTGGTGGAGCTCCTGGCCGACTGCTGCGCGAGCGCCGCCGAGTCACAGGTGGGCCAGTTGGAGTCCGTCTGTTACGCGCTCTCGGACGCGGCGCGCTGGTACCCCGGAGAGCGCTGTGCCCAGTTGGAATTCGAGTTGCTGCGACTGGCGGCCCAGACGGCTGCGCGTCCCGGGCATTTGCTCCTCATCCAATCGCTGCAACGGGCATTTAGAGGCATTGCGGCGCGGCTGCTGCCCTTCATGGGCGGCGAAGCCCTGAGCCAATGGGCCAGGTGCGCGATGCATGCCCTGAACGAGCGTGACATGCAGGCGCTTCAGCACCAACTGCCGGTGATGCTGAAGGCGTGCGATGAGCGGGTGCTTGACCAGTTCGCCCCTGCTCCCCAGAAGCATGAGGCCCCAGACGACCCCCTCGCCCAGGAGTGCCTGCCCGACGGCCCCGTGTCAGCTCCTGCGCGGGTCGATGCGCCCGATGCGCGTCCCCCTGAGCCGGCCCGCATCATGGAACCCGGCAGCGGGGCGCTGCTGGTTCCACAGGCGAAGCCTGATGAGGGCGGGCTGCCTCCTGGCCCTCAGCGCCCCGGGGTTCCTCAGTGTCCGGGGGGGAGTGACCGGGACGTCCTGGCACCTCGCCAACACTGCGATGATGCGGACCCCGGATGGCCACGGCCGAGTTGA